The genomic region CCCAAATCCCCATCCCCAATCTCTATTGCCAATGCCCATCCCTAATCCCCATCCCAACTCTCATCCCTCTCCCCATTCCTAATCCCTCTCCCCAATCCTAATCTCTAATCCCCTTCCCTATCCCTAATCCCTATCTCAATCCCAACTCttatccctatccctatccccAATCTCAATCTCaatccctatccctatccccAATCCCCAATCTCAATCTCAATCCCCAATCCCAGCCCCGCCCCATCACACCTCCCCATGACTCAGCACAACCCCACCCCCGCCCTCCGATTGGCCGCCCGCCTAGCGCGCGCAGCAGCCGGCGCCGGCGGCCCGGGGATCCCATTGGCTCTCCCCTCCGTGACGTCATCGTcgggggccggggcgggcgggaGCGTGACTCAGCAGCGGGCGGGGGCTGAGTCAGCAGGAGGGGATaaaggcggcggggccggcggcgggcgggcggccaTGGAGCTGCCGGGACTGGGGCGGCACTGCGCCGAGAgagcctgcaggaggctgggtgAGACACGGGGGGTTGGTCCGTATTGGGGTACGCTGGTTAGTGCCAGATATTAGGGCTTTAACACCTCCTAAATCCATCCCGTGGAAGAGTGATGGTTAAGGCTGTAGCATTTCGTGCTGGGGTGTTGTTGATAAGCCTAAGGAGCTTTTGTGTTTGAAGGGAAAAGTCTTTTGAGAcaggattttggttttgttcttcaaCCCCAAGCTTCTGGCTAATGCCTTTtgaaaagtttgtgttttaggAGCTCCTGGGGTACTGATGGTTTGTGTTAGCCTAGCATGGGGGGGGGAAGTTTTCAATCTTAACTTTTGTCTTTGTGCTTATGAAAAATAGCATGCTCTTCCTAGAGTTACCTGGGTTGTGACTATACCAAAATGATGATTTGCTTTAGGATTTATTTGTCTTCAGTAAGCGTGCTGTAAAGCTGTTAGCTCTGCTGTAtacaaatctgttttctcttttcattccttACCCAGACTTCCTTCCACTGAAATGTGATGCGTGTGGGGAAGTCTTCTGCAAAGACCATATCCGTTACGATGACCACAAGTGTGGCTCTGCCTACAAAAAAGTAAGTTCCTGTACATGAGTCAGTAATTGACACTGCAGAATTGCTAAGTCATGCAGCAAGGCTGCTCTGAAACTTGACCTGTGGTTTCAATAAAAACAGGTGGGAGAACCACAAGATAAGCTACTGATAGAGCTGAACTTCAGCTGCAATGGGACAACACTTCTGAGTTTACTACTGCTGGATTCTAGTCTCTTTCACTTATTCTGCCCCTTTCTAAAGAGAGGTGCCTTATGCTTTAGCGTAGTGGGGCCCAGAACTTTCTACAGCCCATATTCTTTTGAGCTGCAAGGCAGGATAACTGCAGGATAAATAGGAAAAGTGGGGCTGAATGTTAATCTCTAGCTCATACTTGGGCTGTGTAGTGTTCATGACTACACTTTCAGGAAGCCTAGAATCGCATCTAAAGTGAATTTATTGTATATGTTGGTACACACTTACTTGGCATAGCACTTCTGGCTTTTTGGTTACAAATCTGCAGTTACCTTCTTGAAGGACATCTTTAAGAGCATTAGTAAATGAGTGGAACATAAAGCACTTATAAATATACCATCATTAGGCATGgttaagaaaaggagaaggacagaACAATAATCGGGTCAGACTTCTAATCTGTGTGGTGTGTTCTTAGAATGTGCAGGTTCCGGTGTGTCCACTCTGTAATGCACCCATTCCAGTACAGAAGGGGGAAATACCAGATGTTGTGGTTGGAGCCCACATGGATAAGGACTGCAAATACAATCCGGCACAGCAAAAGGAGAAGGTGAGAAAACTTGTTGAAATCTAAGCCTAATTCTTATGAAGCTTGGTTTTCTGACAGCACAATGTGTAGAAgcttattctgtttctttttttgttctaagAGCACTTGAGCATTCATGCTTCAGCCTGGTTGCTACTTGGAAGCTGATCTCAGAAAGCAACCAACTATTGCTAATGTAGTTTTCTCTGTTATCTAGATCTTCACAAACAAATGCTTAAAGCCaggatgcaaaagaaaagagatgatgAAGGTAGTTTGTGAACAGTGCAATGGGAACTTCTGCATAAAGCATCGGCATCCTCTGGACCATGACTGTAAAGGGAGCAGCCACCCCATCTCCAAGGCTGGGTAAGCTGTAGCTGTGGTACTTTGAGATTAAGCTGAAGCTTCAGGGCTTGGTGGGAAGCTCAGACAAATAAGAAATTCTGTAGACTACTGGTCACTTCAATAAAAAAGTTCCTGAACCTTGGACCTAACTTCCGAAAGCCTGAGccaagggggggaaaaaagcttctTGTCAAATGCTTTCCTAAAATTCTTCCCACCTTACCTAATTTGATAGTATgctctttgaaaataataataataaaaaaaaaagccccgaGAACAGGTGCTTGCCAACCCAAGTACCTTCTAATGTCTTGATCTAAATACTAGAACCCTACTTAGAGCCTTGAATTAACCAAGAATAAACTGCGGCAAGGTATTGATTTTAAGCTTAACTTTAATAAAACATCTCTTGCAGGCAGACATACCTTCCTTGCTCTGTGCAGTAGGAATGTAAGACTTGTGCCAGATGTGGATAATTAAACTGGGTGGAAGAGTGAGACTACTGGAAGCATGCTTAAGTGGTGCTTAGCCTGGTTATATTTCTTTGTAGGTATGCAGCTCTGATGAGAGCATCTCAAACTGCCTTCAAGTCAACAGAAGCAATTGCAGTGCCATCTAATGGGAACCGTCAGCACAACAGGTATAAGCTGTGGAACAAGATGAGATGGTTTAAAATAGTCTTATGTCAACACAGCATGGTAGTGCTGCTGTCATACATCTAACTGCTCTAGGCTTTGTAGTTGACCTTTGATCAGTGTTGGGAATATAGCAGAGAGCTTTCTGACAGCACAAGCGAATCTTTATTTCTCCACACTGTGAGGATTAAAATGGCTATGTAGACACAAGCATTAGGGCATTAAGTTGTTTATTGTACCAGCAGGTTGGTCTCCCACCTGCCCAGAACGAGGCCTTTGGTCAAGTTTTGGAAGACTGGTGCTTCAGTGTAATGCtgagaaagcacagcaaatCTGAATGACCCAAGTCCTTCCCAGCCATGGTTTATCTCCCTTTGACTGCAAGTTGTAATTGAATGACTCTTACAGTTTACTCTTCTGTCTTTCAGATGCAGATGATAGAAGCTCTTCACACTGGATCAAGCATCTGCCTACTTAAGTTGATCTTGTCTGAAGCTCTTTAAACTTTTTCTATGCAAGTAACTTATTTTTGTGCATAATCTCTTATGGATTTAATAAACTGTTACCCTTTCTAAGCCAACTTTTTGTTTCTATATTTAGAATAAGAGCTATAATACAATCATAGAATTActaagattggaaaagaccttcaagattatctggtccaaccatcaccctactatgAAAAATGCTTGGAGGAAACTGGGGGGTGGTTTTAGAAAACTAAAATTAGGGTGAAACAGTGCTTGTTTTACTTAGGTCATGCAAGGCTAAACTGAGTCTCATAAGGTGAAAGACTGAAATACATGTTAATGTCATAGCTCTCAATTCTTTTGGAAATGATCTGGCACAATGCAGCATTGTGCTTGACGACAACATACCAATGTGAAGTCAGTTTTCTATGGTGTCTCTTGGTTTCTGAATGTTGTTGGAAGTACTGATTTATAAAGCCATACCCTGTCCTTCTAGGCCCTCCATAAGCAATTCACTGTAGGGATAGTGCTCACAGAGGCATGCACAGCGTAATTCTTCATAATTTATTGCCCCCAAGGTAGAAATCTAGACTTGTATTGGTATTTTTCTCGCAGTTGgggcaaaaaggaaaacaagctaTTAACTGTTCCGTGTCCCACATAATAAGGCCAAAATACAGCACTGTCAAAGGAGCCTACTCTTGCTCCTTTCCTGAAAGgcttaaacaaaaacacatttttgttatgTCTATTGTCTTCACCAGCAATCTTACCTGAAGGCTCAGCTCTTTGAACTGCATGAACATCCAGCTACTTAGTTTGGGGCCCAAAGTACTGTAGCTTGAGGAAATGGAAGTGTGCAGTTAATGAACAATGCTAATTCCCCAGCTGTGATCTAAGTAGACCTCTTATCCAACTAATTGTGAGAAAAATGCCAAAGCTTACTGATGATGTCAGGGGGCCAAGACCTCAATTTCATGTGTCATTGGAACCATTCCTCTGCATGCTGGGGCTCGTAGGCTGGAGTATTGGTTTAGGACTAATGGATGGGTAATTGCAGTCTATTGAATCACCTGCAGTTGAGTTCCCAACCCCATTTTCTTGAGGTGGGAGGAATAGCAGTTTGTGTAGCTGAGAATGCTGTGTTCTTTGACctgcctggaaaaaataatctttaataCTGCAAGAGATGTGAGCATGATTGCAGTTAACGCGTATGGTTTATACAACCTTGGGGCTTACTGCAATTGTGCAAATGGTGTGTGCTTCTTGTTTCTATTTGAAGAGGCTTAATTCTTAGATTATGAATGCTCCctgaagaaatgcagatttaTGGTCCCTTACAGGAATAACACAGATGGCCAGCATATTGACTTGTAGATCTTTTATCAGAAAGGGGGAAGATAATAAAATTTCTAGCAAatgcagaacaacaaaaaaaaaagtgcactaCTCCCTATTGTCTAATGTGATTTTTTCTCATCCACTGCCATGTTTTTTGGAGAATGGTTAAAGCTATATGGAAGGTTATAGTTGGCCAAACTGAATGTCTAAAGCTGGCAGGTACAAATTGCCACTGCTAGTTCCATTTAACCTTGTTTTATGCAATCCTGTGGTCTAAATAGTGATCTAGCAATATTTGTAATACTGTGTTTAACCACAGGGTGTCACAATAGGATGTGTAATAAAACGATTGTTATTCTAGGCActctaaacagaaaacatgctttCCCCATTCACATTGTAACAAAAGCCTAAATTATGGCTCTAATTTTAGATACCACCACCTAGTGATTATCTTGTGTGCTCTAATGCTGTAACTCATTCCTAAGACAGCACTAGTTATGGGacttttataatttttctgtatAGTATACAACTGGACATGTTTCCAAACTCTGCTTTGTACCCTGCTGTGGGAAGAGTTTGCAGGGCGAGCAGCAGCGGGTCCTGACAGCACTGTGATAGGTACCCCATAGTGTGGGGAGCAGGTAGGTGGAAGCAGCAATAGTTGTGACCCCAGTCTGGTCAGGAGAAAGAGGTACAAAGGTTTACCTCTTCATGTGGGTATGTGTAATATATTGAGCTATTACTGCCACAACCAGCACCTTAGCTACTGGGGTCAAAGCAGTTGGAAGCTGAAAACCCTGCGTCAGGCTGTCACTTAAAAATGTTCTGGTGactcatttgttttcagtaaatattcCTGCCCTTAAATCACTGGGGAGATGTTTGTGCACAAGGTAAGTATTTATAGCAAATGGAAGCCGGTACATTTCCAGGAACCTGTGTGCTAGGCGATGTTTGTCATCCACCCACACCTCAGCGGCTCCCTGCCCTCAGAGCCCCACTGGGCTGCTCCAGCCGCACAACACTTATGATCTGCTGACTGAAGTGGGTGATACTGGTCCCTGGGGAGCCAAGAACCCCTGTGCTAGCCCACGAGTGGGTGGCAGCGCTGGGTTGTCTGGGGGACACCGGGGGTGGCCGGGGCGGGAGGGCTGCGCGGGGTCTGCAGGCCTCGGTGGGCCCCAGGCCCGGCGGCCATCACCCTGGCAACGGTCACCATGGCAACGGTGGCCGGGGCGAGCGCTGAGGTCCCGGCGCGCGGAGCTGACGTCACACAAAAAAAGCCGGCCGAGCCCGCCCTCAGCACGCTCCCTCCGAGCGGGCGCTCAACACCACACCTCGCCTTCCTATTGGCTAGTTAGCGGATTGGCAGCTCCGAGCGCCAACCGGACGCGTCCGCTGCCTTTGCTACAGCCAATAGCAGGGAGGGGGCGGGCTGCGGCGGGGGAGCGTGAGTGTGAGGTGTGTGAGGGGGCCGCGTGCACCCCGCTCGCGCGTGGCCGCTgaggggcggccgggccggggggggctgagggggatCCGTTGGGAGCCTTTGGGATCTTTGGGGATCCCTTGGGATCCCTTGGGATCTCCACGCCCTCGTGCCGGTGTAAAAGGCAGAGTAACGGCCGCCGGCAGGCAGAGCCGGGGCCGCGTGGCCGTGCCGGCTTCGGGAGCGGGCGGCCCCGAGGCTGTGGGGTCCCGGGGGGAGCGCAGCCGGAGCGAGATCCTGAGGAGAACGGGGAAAGTCAGCCGGGCTGGTCCAGGTTCGGTGCTAGCAGTGTTTTCAGTCAGATGTACCTCTTCAGATGCAGTGGTTATAGGGTAGCCTGTCAGTATATGCTTCTCTGGcatttataataaattaaagttatttaaaataaataaaaggattcTAATTGCACTTCTGTAgtggcatttaaaataattaattaaaataaaaagggttctAATTGCACTTTGGCAGCTTCTAATTGCATAGCGTTCTGTTCCAGAATGGCAAAAAAGAACAcgcaaagcaaagaaatgaaggaggaaaaaaggaaaaagctaaaGCAGCGCACGGCCCCAAAGGGAGAGCTGGAGTCAGAAAGTGagccaaagaaaatgaaacagagccTGCAGGTAGGTCATCCCGGCTTCAGCTGTTTAATTCAATAAAACAGTTACCTGTGCTGCTACCTGTGGTGTTCAGCACCGACCCTGAACGTACCATGAGATTCCATGCAGTGATTCCTTGGATATGATTTACCTagagtgaaaatgaaaagataaactCAGCCAAAATCTTGAGGTCTGTGTGATTTCTGAATGTGGTTGTAGCACTCAGAGTACACGGTCTCTGTTCTGAATGGTTCTGTGAAAGGCAGAGGCTGGGTGGGAGCATGTGAGTGAAAGGGAAACCAAATGCCTTTAAGCAACTGTCATATGGCAGTATAGGCGTAGCCTAAGTCTTCATGTGATTCTGAGGGGTTGGAAGCACATGAAAGATTTCATGGAAATCCCGTTGATTTTTGGTCAGAATGTGAAGTGGCCAGAAGGTGTCAGCAGTCTCTATATTACGGAATATTTGATAAAGTAGTAAGAATGAAATTAGTGATATTGAGATATCGTTTAAGTGGAAACTTAAAagtaaaagccttttttttcccctgaagaaaacaatacaaaagcaGGGCAGCTTACCTGTGGTTTTCTGAGTAAGTTAATGCAAAACATGGATCAAAGCATCAAGTGTTTGGATAATATAGAGAACTGGAGAATGAAAGgcaaaattctttttcttaGGAACTGTAAGAGTGACTTTAAGCCATGGTCCTAAAAGCATTCCTTGTTTACTGAcctaacataaaataaatgtaaaaggtACATATTACTCATTTATAGTGAGATGCATAGTTCAGTGAAGATTGTAACTAAGAAGCAGTACTTCTTATTTTACTGTTACACTTTATTGAAGTTTATTGGTAagaatacttgttttttttttttttttttttttctgagagcttTTGCATTCATGTATAAGTGTCTCTAGCTATTACATTTAGAGTTTGTGAGACAGTGTAAGAAAAGCAGACCTATTAGCAGTGGCTATTTGGAGTCTCTAAATTCTTGCTGTTTAGATCTCAGCAGAAAGGTGCTTAAATAAAGTCAGGGAAGAGTACATCTTTGTCTACAtcaaagcaaaaatggaaattcttgTATTTATTGTATGTTCCCTTAGTACAAGGGAACGCTTATTTCCTTTGTTGGTTCTATATTATAGACTTAGATCCACAGAAATATAATTCAATTTGTGTGGAAATAATTTTCCAGGATAAAACAGTATGAAATTGAAAtgccaaaattaaaattttattgccCGTGACGTTCTGAAGCATTTTATgtacaagtggaaaaaaatcctaagaGGACTTCAAACCCCTGGCAAGCAGGGACTTTTTTGACCATCCGATTAATATCAACTGGTAAGGTCTTAGAACCCCCAAATTGGTGTTCCTTCATTATGCAGACTGTAGGACTGTGGAAGAAAGAGCAAATATTAAGTGGAAAGCAGGCTCCTTAATACTACTAGGGAACACCACTAGGCACAACAGCTCTTCTAACTATAAATGTTGGTGTCAGTGGGTGGCTTAAACATGTATCTGGTGTTAGTTTTAGGGAATACCATATAAGGTCTATGAGAAGCCATTTTTTGGCATCAGCTTTATAAACTGTGACTGTTGATAGTAGGAAAGTGTAAGTTAGTAGACCCcgttttttgtttgaaatggcTGTAGGGGATGAAAAATGTTAAGCAGATTTTAAGCTATTTTACTTTAGGAATAGTTAACGAATGTCAGCTGTTTACTGGTTTATGATTATTACTCAGCATGTGTACCCTCAGCTTTGTGTGAAATAGTTAAGTCATAGTGGCATTgggttttaaaatgcttttgatgATAGTGCAGTGTGGAAAATGTAGtgggaaaaaaggtaaaattccTTTACATATACGGGAAGACCAGAAGGAACTctgaagctgcagagaaaagcgCTCAGTTGGCTTGGATGGAGCAAAGATTCAGGCAACTGCTGAGTGTGCTTGTTCTGCaatctaattttctttatatattttttttactttaatctGAAATTTTGATAGAGCTACAGAAATTCCTGAAGGATGACAACTGGT from Aythya fuligula isolate bAytFul2 chromosome 15, bAytFul2.pri, whole genome shotgun sequence harbors:
- the ZFAND2A gene encoding AN1-type zinc finger protein 2A isoform X2, yielding MELPGLGRHCAERACRRLDFLPLKCDACGEVFCKDHIRYDDHKCGSAYKKNVQVPVCPLCNAPIPVQKGEIPDVVVGAHMDKDCKYNPAQQKEKIFTNKCLKPGCKRKEMMKVVCEQCNGNFCIKHRHPLDHDCKGSSHPISKAG
- the ZFAND2A gene encoding AN1-type zinc finger protein 2A isoform X1 — translated: MELPGLGRHCAERACRRLDFLPLKCDACGEVFCKDHIRYDDHKCGSAYKKNVQVPVCPLCNAPIPVQKGEIPDVVVGAHMDKDCKYNPAQQKEKIFTNKCLKPGCKRKEMMKVVCEQCNGNFCIKHRHPLDHDCKGSSHPISKAGYAALMRASQTAFKSTEAIAVPSNGNRQHNRCR